Proteins encoded within one genomic window of Methanothrix harundinacea 6Ac:
- a CDS encoding P-II family nitrogen regulator, with protein sequence MMKVEAIIRPERLDQVKKSLEEKGFVGMTVSEVTGRGEQKGIKLQYRGRTMDVDLLPKVKIELIVKDEAVDDLIATISAAARTGRPGDGRIFVIPVARSVRVRTGEEVI encoded by the coding sequence ATGATGAAAGTTGAGGCCATAATCCGGCCCGAGCGGCTGGACCAGGTCAAAAAGAGCCTGGAGGAGAAGGGCTTTGTGGGGATGACCGTCTCCGAGGTGACGGGGCGGGGCGAGCAGAAGGGGATCAAGCTCCAGTACAGGGGGAGGACGATGGACGTCGACCTCCTCCCCAAGGTCAAGATCGAGCTGATCGTAAAAGACGAGGCGGTCGACGATCTGATCGCGACGATCTCCGCCGCCGCCCGGACCGGGCGGCCCGGGGACGGGAGGATCTTCGTCATCCCGGTGGCGAGGTCCGTCCGGGTGAGGACGGGGGAGGAGGTGATCTGA